A stretch of the Lolium perenne isolate Kyuss_39 chromosome 3, Kyuss_2.0, whole genome shotgun sequence genome encodes the following:
- the LOC127341271 gene encoding probable staphylococcal-like nuclease CAN1 yields MNPTTQGRSSPSAWQISTALPPLHLVFLVKRAAIPSKTKTRCCPSDDGAHCHPAPQRSTQQAEQQRHLNSFQIPERIRHTNPHPTRRIFIFLLVVAAAVMGNSIYRFLCGVCSDLSDAAFTPHGAHDSVAKLGQDILNFQRTKQVPEGLGRHVVSSQNAQANWYKKLQVAWKKARPTPTTPEDAAQLVVLTLKNHQKADVEGFLAFYGLPNPNGAAPSAPPSHAPTPTPAAHPTAPTHKPVKAELHTLPVDAKAVADGDTVTVYVDVSDSSESGSVPADIKKAAAERTKARAKRDYPTADALQKTIADAGYRQVPNAKGQEVLARKYRIRLSGIDAPESAMPYGKEAKEALLKLVEGKCLTVHIYDTDRYGRSVGDLHAGGVFVQEQMLKKGFAWHYAAYDKRAELAKWQSQAQAARRGLWASKKPQEPWEYRKAKRNGGA; encoded by the exons ATGAATCCTACTACGCAGGGCCGCTCCTCGCCCTCCGCTTGGCAGATCTCAACAGCTCTACCTCCGCTCCACCTCGTCTTCCTCGTGAAGCGAGCCGCGATTCCTTCCAAAACCAAAACCCGCTGCTGCCCTTCTGACGACGGCGCACACTGTCACCCAGCCCCTCAAAGATCCACGCAGCAGGCTGAGCAGCAGAGACACCTGAATTCTTTTCAAATCCCGGAGCGGATTCGGCACACAAACCCACATCCCACCCGTCgaatcttcatcttcctcctcgtcgtcgcagCGGCGGTCATGGGGAACAGCATATACCGGTTCCTCTGCGGCGTCTGCTCCGACCTCTCCGACGCCGCCTTCACACCCCACGGCGCCCACGACTCCGTCGCCAAGCTCGGCCAGGACATCCTCAATTTCCAACGCACCAAGCAG GTCCCGGAAGGGCTCGGCCGGCATGTCGTCTCCTCCCAGAACGCGCAGGCCAACTG GTACAAGAAACTGCAAGTGGCATGGAAGAAGGCCAGGCCGACCCCGACGACGCCGGAGGACGCCGCGCAACTCGTCGTGCTCACGCTCAAGAACCATCAGAAGGCAGATGTCGAG GGCTTCCTCGCCTTCTACGGCCTGCCAAACCCAAATGGGGCGGCACCATCAGCACCACCATCTCATGCACCAACACCGACCCCGGCAGCTCACCCCACTGCCCCCACACACAAGCCAGTCAAGGCCGAGCTGCACACGCTCCCGGTGGACGCCAAGGCGGTGGCCGACGGCGACACGGTCACGGTGTACGTGGACGTGTCCGATAGCAGTgagtccggcagcgtgccggctgATATAAAGAAGGCCGCGGCGGAGCGGACCAAGGCGCGTGCCAAAAGGGACTACCCCACGGCCGACGCGCTCCAGAAGACCATTGCCGATGCGGGATACAG GCAAGTCCCGAATGCCAAGGGCCAGGAGGTGCTTGCGAGGAAGTACAGGATTAGGCTAAG TGGGATCGACGCACCCGAGAGCGCGATGCCCTATGGCAAGGAGGCAAAAGAGGCGCTGCTGAAGCTTGTGGAGGGAAAATGTCTGACGGTGCACATCTACGACACCGACCGCTACGGCAGATCCGTCGGGGACCTCCACGCCGGTGGAGTGTTCGTGCAG GAGCAAATGTTGAAGAAAGGCTTTGCATGGCACTACGCTGCCTATGATAAACGCGCGGAACTTGCCAAG TGGCAGAGTCAAGCGCAGGCCGCCCGCAGGGGCCTGTGGGCGTCGAAGAAGCCACAGGAGCCGTGGGAGTACAGGAAGGCCAAGCGCAATGGCGGTGCGTGA